TTGTTCAATAGGAGGACATATGATTTACGAGATTTTAAACAAAGTTGACCAGAAACTACACATCGATACCGCTCAAGCACATTGCGACATCCCGTGTGGGATCTATGACCCGATCATCGCCCAGATCAGCGCTTTGACCGTAGTTCGCATGCTTGACCTGATGACCGAGTTTGAAGCGAAAACTCCAGATCGCAACAAGGAATATATGAACAGCATGGCCCGCTACATTGCCGTTAAGGAAGAGCACGCAGAACGTGCCAAGGCAGAGATCCGGGTAATCTGGGGTGATTATCTCAAAGCCCAGCACCTTGAAAAATATCCCAATGCTCATGCCCTGGTACACAAGATCATGCAGCAGGGCTCGAAAGTGCGCCAGACCACCGACCGTGAGCAAGCCACCCAGCTGGTGGAAGCCATCAATGAATTTGCCCAGATGTTCTGGGAGACCAAAGGGATCGCCACAAAGCGCGCCAAGGCACCCTACGCCCCGGCATTGGAGCTTGTTTACCCGGCCTTGTAATGCTTAAATTCTTGAAAATCGTGGGGGAAAGCCTTTCCCCCGGTTTCGAGCATGGGGATTTTGTCCTTGTGAGCAAAATCCCCTTTTTGTTCTCTCCTCCCGCTGTAGGAGACGTTATCGCTTTTCACCAGCCAGGCTACGGCACGTTAATCAAACGTATCCAGGCGGTGGATACTACAGGCATGGTTGAAGTGATCGGTACCCAGCCGGATAGCACCGACAGCCGCGTTTTTGGGCCTGTCAGGCGCAAGAATATTATCGGCAAGGTTGTCTGGCATATCCACAAGACCTGAACGCCTGCCGCATGACAACCAGGATTGGTGAATTTCGTCTATAATAAGCCACCGTAGATGGATTCACCCAAGCACCCCCCTGTTCCACCCATTTTAGCCATCATTATCGGCATCCTGGCGGTCTCAACTGCCTCGATATTCATCCGCTTCGCCCAGCAGGAAGCCAGCTCGCTGGTGATCGCCGCCTGGCGGCTGACCATCGCCTCTCTCATCCTGGTGCCGGTCGCAGCCACCAGGCAGAAACGCGAGCTGACCTCACTTAAACGTCCTGAGCTTCTTCTGGCATTGCTTTCAGGCATCTTCCTGGCGTTACATTTTGCCACCTGGATCACTTCATTGCAATACACAACGGTGGCCAGCTCAGTGGTGCTGGTGAGCACGATCCCGCTCTGGGTGGCACTGCTCTCGCCATTTACCATCAAGGAACCCATCACGCGGGCGGTGTGGATCGGCTTGATCCTGGCCCTGGTGGGAGGCGCGGTGGTAGCTGTCAGCGATTCCTGCACGATCTCTGCAGGCAGCATAGCCTGCCCGAGCCTGATAAATTTCATGCAGGGAAAGGCATTCCTGGGTGACATGCTGGCGATCTGCGGGGCCATCGCCGGAGCGGGTTACTTGCTGATCGGCCGGAAGCTGCGTGCCAAAATGTCACTGGTCGGTTACATCTCACTGGTCTATGGCATGGCAGCGGTAGTGCTGGTCATTATTATGCTTTCAGCCGGGGAGAAAGCGTTTGGTTACTCTCCACAGATCTATTTATGGTTGATCCTGCTGGCGGTCATCCCGCAGCTGATTGGCCACTCCACCTTTAATTGGGCCTTGGGCTACCTCTCCGCTGCGTTTGTCTCCATCACACTCTTGGGTGAGCCAATCGGGTCGACCATCCTGGCATATTTCATCCTGGATGAAAAACCCACCTCCCTCAAGCTGTTGGGCGGGGGGTTAATCCTGGTGGGGATATATATTACTTCACGGTCAGAAGTGGGAAAAACCCCCGAGCTCCCAGATTGAATGGTCGATACAGATGGTGATTTATACCTCTCATCGCGGTTAATTTCGCGTCCTGCAGGATCGACGGGTGATGCGGGTAAGGTGTAGAGACTTCTAAGCAGGGTGCTTGCCGGGGAAGAAGTAAAAGATTGCGAATCGCTGGCGCAGGCTGGAAGAGCAGGGAAAAGTTGATGTATACTAGGATAAATCTCCACATCGACTAGACTATTGGTAAATGACACCACCTAAAACACAGAACTCCCCGATCAGGGAAATTTCAT
Above is a genomic segment from Anaerolineales bacterium containing:
- a CDS encoding S26 family signal peptidase produces the protein MLKFLKIVGESLSPGFEHGDFVLVSKIPFLFSPPAVGDVIAFHQPGYGTLIKRIQAVDTTGMVEVIGTQPDSTDSRVFGPVRRKNIIGKVVWHIHKT
- the sodN gene encoding superoxide dismutase, Ni: MIYEILNKVDQKLHIDTAQAHCDIPCGIYDPIIAQISALTVVRMLDLMTEFEAKTPDRNKEYMNSMARYIAVKEEHAERAKAEIRVIWGDYLKAQHLEKYPNAHALVHKIMQQGSKVRQTTDREQATQLVEAINEFAQMFWETKGIATKRAKAPYAPALELVYPAL